The candidate division WOR-3 bacterium genome has a segment encoding these proteins:
- a CDS encoding beta-1,6-N-acetylglucosaminyltransferase codes for MPRDESEVGRSQTTSARPSRLTSVRIAYIVTAYTSPDQVVRLVRRLRAPDTSFVIHVDKNTDDATYERIAGPLGSLSNVHFLKRYRWRWGHFVSVRTRLTGLQEVLASDSRCDYLIAISGQSYPIKSNRYIHQFLQESGGRSFIQYFTKEAPWAGKWDERHIYWHSSWGRWHFAFPKTDIFESPAVNRVWNVLAKRVAFRRRFPAGFKPFYGSAFWCLSRECAEYVLEFTQRNRSFVRFFGRTLCPSEMFFQTILLNSTLSDRIVNDDLLYTDFSQHLAHPALLGKNDFNRFMSRSDLFARKFDATVDGEVLDMIDAAIS; via the coding sequence ATCCCACGTGACGAGAGCGAAGTCGGCAGAAGCCAAACGACCTCCGCTAGACCAAGTCGGCTGACGTCCGTGAGAATAGCCTACATTGTCACGGCCTACACTTCACCCGACCAGGTGGTACGGCTCGTGCGAAGACTCCGCGCTCCTGATACGTCGTTCGTCATTCATGTCGACAAGAACACGGATGACGCGACATATGAGAGGATAGCGGGTCCGCTCGGCTCACTCTCGAATGTCCACTTCTTGAAGCGCTACCGGTGGCGCTGGGGTCATTTTGTCAGTGTGAGAACGAGGCTGACCGGCCTTCAGGAGGTTCTCGCCAGTGACAGCCGATGTGACTACCTGATCGCGATCTCCGGACAATCCTATCCGATCAAATCCAATCGCTACATCCATCAGTTCCTGCAGGAGAGTGGAGGTCGATCCTTCATTCAGTACTTCACAAAGGAAGCCCCCTGGGCCGGAAAGTGGGATGAACGTCATATCTACTGGCACTCTTCCTGGGGCAGGTGGCACTTCGCTTTTCCCAAGACAGACATATTCGAGTCGCCGGCGGTGAACCGGGTGTGGAACGTATTGGCGAAGAGGGTTGCGTTTCGCCGGAGGTTCCCCGCAGGTTTCAAACCCTTCTACGGGAGCGCGTTCTGGTGTCTTTCAAGGGAATGTGCCGAGTACGTGCTTGAGTTCACGCAACGGAACAGATCCTTCGTGAGGTTCTTCGGCCGCACCTTGTGTCCAAGCGAGATGTTCTTCCAGACGATCCTGCTGAATTCCACTCTCAGTGACCGTATCGTGAATGACGACCTGCTGTATACCGATTTCTCGCAGCATCTGGCTCATCCTGCCCTCCTGGGGAAGAACGACTTCAACCGTTTCATGAGTAGAAGCGATCTGTTCGCCCGGAAGTTCGATGCGACGGTTGACGGAGAAGTCCTCGACATGATCGACGCTGCGATCTCGTGA
- a CDS encoding HAD family hydrolase has product MFKAVLFDLDDTLMPDESAANEALVATAGLAKQWHNVPPGDLKDSVRRVARRLFRAHPVVEPYGGSFDVSSWEALCSTFDGDDDEMRQLRQWAPEYHRQVWSEALAENGIADPLLADQLSVLYPCERRARYVPYPDVKPCLERLGTDYRLGLVTNGPCDLQCAKLDASGFRSYFGAVVISREVGVKKPDPRVFAIALDQLGVGAQESVFVGDSPKNDIVGAHAAGMRAIWLNRDKLPPPDIAKPDAAITGLDELSAALALLSVSA; this is encoded by the coding sequence ATGTTCAAAGCGGTTCTGTTCGACCTCGACGACACGCTGATGCCTGACGAGTCGGCGGCAAATGAAGCGCTCGTCGCAACCGCGGGGTTGGCCAAGCAGTGGCACAACGTGCCACCCGGTGACCTCAAGGATTCGGTGCGCCGCGTCGCTCGCCGCCTGTTCCGCGCCCACCCGGTCGTGGAGCCGTATGGCGGCAGTTTCGACGTCAGCTCATGGGAAGCGCTCTGTTCGACTTTCGACGGCGACGACGACGAGATGCGCCAACTGCGCCAGTGGGCGCCGGAGTATCACCGCCAGGTTTGGAGCGAAGCCCTGGCGGAGAATGGCATTGCCGACCCGCTGCTCGCCGACCAGCTTTCGGTCCTCTACCCATGTGAACGTCGTGCCCGATACGTACCTTATCCCGATGTGAAACCTTGCCTCGAGCGCCTCGGGACTGACTACCGACTTGGACTGGTCACCAACGGACCGTGCGACCTGCAGTGCGCGAAGCTCGATGCCTCCGGGTTCAGGAGCTACTTCGGCGCGGTCGTGATATCGCGCGAGGTCGGAGTGAAGAAGCCGGACCCGCGCGTCTTCGCCATCGCACTCGACCAACTGGGGGTCGGCGCGCAGGAGTCGGTGTTTGTGGGTGACAGTCCCAAGAACGACATTGTCGGTGCGCACGCCGCCGGCATGAGGGCCATCTGGCTTAACCGCGACAAGCTGCCTCCGCCTGACATCGCCAAGCCTGACGCGGCAATCACCGGTCTGGACGAGCTTTCGGCCGCGCTGGCTCTTCTCAGCGTCTCCGCCTGA